One stretch of Paenibacillus sp. AN1007 DNA includes these proteins:
- a CDS encoding low molecular weight protein arginine phosphatase has translation MKHILFVCTGNTCRSPMAEGLLRKLASERGIEVHVRSAGVAAASGMPISRHAEAVLKDHSAEGPSHSTQLSAELVDWADLILTLTRSHKQHVMQVFPDSIQKTYTLKEYVENDEQVLQDLQELDSLYATLEMKRALGQEILASERERAIEIRQRIPSFDISDPFGGSRDDYNIAAAEIRTALSRLLDKLE, from the coding sequence ATGAAACATATTTTATTTGTATGTACAGGCAATACGTGCCGCAGCCCCATGGCAGAAGGGCTTTTGCGAAAACTGGCATCCGAGCGCGGCATTGAGGTGCATGTTCGTTCTGCGGGTGTAGCCGCAGCGTCGGGAATGCCGATCTCGCGTCATGCCGAAGCGGTGTTGAAGGATCATAGTGCGGAGGGACCGTCCCATTCCACACAGCTCAGCGCAGAGCTGGTCGATTGGGCCGATCTGATTCTGACATTAACCCGGAGTCATAAGCAGCATGTGATGCAGGTGTTTCCGGATTCCATTCAGAAGACCTATACGTTGAAAGAGTATGTGGAGAATGATGAGCAGGTGCTGCAGGACCTGCAGGAATTGGACAGCCTGTACGCGACACTGGAGATGAAGCGTGCACTGGGGCAGGAGATTTTGGCATCCGAGCGGGAGCGCGCCATTGAGATCCGCCAACGTATACCGAGCTTTGATATCTCGGACCCGTTTGGCGGGAGTCGGGATGATTACAATATCGCTGCAGCAGAGATACGGACAGCTTTATCGCGGCTTCTGGATAAGCTTGAGTAA
- a CDS encoding TIGR01440 family protein, which yields MTIELDSEQPGLQQQTASILRELALAGKLGAGHIVVIGTSTSEVAGRRIGTSGAVDVAQQLLAGIHEVQTEFGFHTVFQCCEHLNRALVMERALLERLGLTEVGAVPVPKAGGSMASTAYRSLSDPCLAEHIQAHAGLDIGETMIGMHLRHVAVPFRTSLRYIGEARVTAALTRPKLIGGERAVYRMEEQPDSTFCD from the coding sequence ATGACGATTGAATTGGATTCGGAACAACCTGGACTGCAGCAGCAGACCGCATCGATCCTGCGTGAACTGGCACTTGCCGGAAAGCTTGGAGCCGGACACATTGTTGTCATTGGCACAAGTACAAGCGAGGTTGCAGGTCGGCGTATTGGAACAAGCGGTGCAGTGGACGTAGCGCAGCAGCTGCTTGCGGGTATTCACGAGGTGCAGACGGAGTTTGGTTTCCATACCGTATTCCAATGCTGCGAACACCTGAACCGGGCGCTTGTGATGGAACGTGCGCTGCTTGAGCGTCTCGGACTGACAGAGGTTGGTGCAGTACCTGTACCAAAGGCTGGTGGTTCCATGGCATCGACTGCCTATCGATCACTGTCCGATCCGTGTCTGGCTGAGCATATTCAGGCTCATGCAGGTCTGGATATCGGGGAGACGATGATTGGCATGCATCTGCGTCATGTTGCGGTTCCTTTCCGTACATCGCTTCGCTATATTGGTGAGGCTCGTGTGACCGCAGCACTTACCCGTCCGAAGCTGATTGGCGGCGAACGGGCAGTATATCGTATGGAAGAGCAGCCTGATTCAACCTTTTGTGACTAA